CCCTTGGCGGCCGCCCCGTGCACGTCGGGGTCCGCCCAGTCGGCCGGATGGGGGTCTACGCTGCCGTGGCAGAGGGTGCTGTTGAAGCAGCCGAAGGCCGTGCCCGGGGGGGCCGGGCTGCTGTTGAAGCTCGGGTCGCGGTCGTGGCAGAGCCCGCAGACCGGGACGTTGGCCGGGTCCGTGTTGACGTGGGTACGGGTACCCAGCTTCCACGGTTCGGGATGGGGCGCGGGTATGCCGTGGCAAGCGGAGCAGGCCGTGAGAACAACGCCCCCGGCAAAGTCCTGCCCGTGGCATAACTGGCAGGAGGCAAACCCCGTCATGGTGTCCGGGGCCCCCTTGGCGGCCGCCCCGTGCACGTCGGGGTCGGGCCAGGTGCTGCCGTGGAAAACGGCGGCGCCGTGGCAGGACGTGCCCTGGAAGCTCGTCTGAAAGCAGCCCACCTTGGATATGCCGCCTTCAAGCTGCTCTCCGTGGCACTCCGTGCAGGTGGCATGTCCGCTCACGAGAGAGCTTCCGTGCGTCTGGACCCAGCCCTCGACGTGCTGCCCCGTCGCGGAGTCGAACACGGCCCGGTCATTCCGGTTCCCGCAGGATGAGAGGCCAAGCGCACAGAGGACAACGACAACGGTAAGACCCCATTCTAAGGCTCTTTCCACTGACAACACTTCCCTGCTCCTCCCGGTAACCGGCCGATTTTGAGCCAGAGTGTAGCATCATCCCAGGTGTTTTGTCACCATTTTTTTACACTTTCCGTATTAATGAGGGAGGCAAGAGCGCCCGGGGCAGATGGTGAGGGTGTCGGCGCTTTTTCCCTTCGAGGAAAGCATGTGGAAGTTGCGGGTGTTCGTCCTCGCCATGCGGACGAGGCGACGGCCTCCCCTAAGCGCTGTCCCCTCGCCTCACGCGGATGGAGTTTCCGTGGGCCTCGAGGCCCTCGACGTCGGCCACCGTCTGCACCGTCTGAGCCAGGGAGGCTTCGTAAACTCCAGGACGCTCGTTCGCTTGAGGAAGTCGTAGACCCCCAGGGGCGAGGCCCACCGCGCCGTTCCCCCCGTGGGCAGCGTGTGGTTCGGCCCGGCGGCGTAGTCCCCCACGGGCTCGGGGGTCCACGGCCCGAGGAAGACGGCCCCCGCGTTTCTCAGGGATGCCAGGAGGGCGCGGGGACGGGTGGTCATCACCTCCAGGTGCTCCGGGGCGATGCGGTTGGCCAGCGCGGCGGCGGCCATGAGGTCGGGCACCATGATGATGGCGCCGTAGTTCCTGAGCGATGAGCGGGCGATGTCCTTCCGGGCGAGAGCCCGAAGCTGCCGCCGCACCTCTTCGCGCACCGCGCGGGCAAGCTCCCCGGAATCCGTCAGGAGCACCGGGCTTGCCAGCTCGTCGTGCTCGGCCTGGCTCAGAAGGTCCGCGGCCGCGTAGCGGGGCTCGGCCGAGGCGTCGGCGATGATGAGTATCTCGCTCGGCCCGGCGATCATGTCGATGTCCACCGTGCCGAAGACCATCCGCTTCGCGGCGGCGACATAGACGTTGCCCGGCCCCACTATCTTGTCCACCGGAGGGATGCTCTCCGTTCCGTAGGCCAGGGCGGCCACCGCCTGGGCGCCTCCCACAGAGTAGACCTCCTTCATCTTGAGGAGGCGGAGGGCGGCCATCAGGGCGGGGCTCGTCTCTCCCCCGGGAGTGGGCACGGTAAGGGCTATCTCCCGCACGCCTGCCACCTGGGCGGGGATGACGTTCATGAGCACGGTAGAGGGGTAGGACGCCCTGCCGCCGGGCACGTAGACGCCCACTCGTCCGAGGGGGGTTATCCTCTGCCCCAGGGTGATGCCGGCTTCCTTCACGCTCCAGGAGCCCTCCCGCTGGAGGCGATGAAACTTCCGTATCCTCCCGGCTGCCACCGTGAGGGCCCGGACCACCGCCCGGGGGGTCTTCTCCGCCTCCTGCTCGATGACCGTGCGGGGAAGCCTCAGCCGGCCATGCCCGTCGAATTTTCTGGTGTACCTGAGGAGGGCCTTGTCGCCGCCCTTCCGCACGGCCTCCACGATGGCCCCGGTCTGCCCGAGTATCTCGGGGGAGACCCCGGCGCCCCTCTTCCTGAGGCGCGCCAGGAAGGCCTCGATTTCCCTCTGTGTCCGGAGGATTTTCATGCCGGACATTGTACCCCCGCGGCGGGGCGGCGCGCAACACAAGGTGGCAGGGAGGCATAACGCGCAAAGCTCCTCGGGCGGAAGAGCACACGGCGACCGCGCCCAATACATAAAGCGAAGGAGCCTTGAAATTCCGCCGAAATGTGTTATAGCCTGTAACAAGCGTATCGTCATCACGACCCCAGAGTACGGCTCGTCTGCATGGAATCGTTTGCCCGGGAGAAGAGAGGCATATGCGGCATTTGTAGTGCCGGGTGCTGGGTGGTTGCGGAGTTCGACTCCACGGGCCGCTTGAAGCGGCTGCGCCCCGACGAAGGCACGCCCATGGGAATCCTCTGCCGCCTGGGGGAGCATGCCGCCGACATCGTTTACTCCGAGGACCGCCTGCTTCACCCCCTGCGCAGGAAAGGGCCGAAGGGCGGCTTCGCCTTCGAGCGCATCGGCTGGGAGGACGCCTACACAGAGATTGTCGATACCCTCCAGAGGCTCAAGCAGGAGCACGGCCCGGAGTCGGCGGCCATATACACCGGGGTGGGCACGTTCGAGCAGTCCCTGTGCGACGTCTTCCAGCCCAAGGGGGTTGCGGTCTCCTCGGCAAGCAGCGTGCTTTTCCCCTTCGGGTCGCCCAATACGATGGGCGTCGGGGCCCTCTGCTACGTCTCCTACGGCATGCTCGCCCCCCACCTGTGCACGGGCAAGATGCTGATTGACATGTTCAACGACGTGGAAAACTCCGAGCTGGTCGTGCTTTGGGGCACGAACCCCGCAACCGACCAGCCTCCCATAGAAATGAAACGCGTCGTGCGGGCCCACGCCCGCGGGGCCTCCGTTGTGGTGATAGACCCCAGGAGGACACAGTCGGCCAGGCTCGAGGGCGCGGAGTGGGTTCCCATAAGGCCGGGGACCGACGGGGCCCTGGCCCTCGGAATGTGCAACGTGCTCATAGAGGAAGAGCTCCATGACGAGACGTTCGTCGCCCACTGGACGCACGGCTTCCAGGACTTCTCCGGATACGTGCAGCACTTCAGGCCGGAGGTCGTGGAAAGCATTACCGGGGTGCCGAAGGACACCGTAGTCTCCCTGGCGCGCAGGATTCGGGGGGCCAAGGGCGCCTCGAAGCTCATGTACACGGGGCTTGAGTACAGCAGGAGTGGGGTGCAGTCCATACGGGCCGCGCTCACGCTCTGGGCGCTGGCCGGGCAACTCGACGTGCCCGG
The Nitrospirota bacterium genome window above contains:
- the hisD gene encoding histidinol dehydrogenase, which translates into the protein MKILRTQREIEAFLARLRKRGAGVSPEILGQTGAIVEAVRKGGDKALLRYTRKFDGHGRLRLPRTVIEQEAEKTPRAVVRALTVAAGRIRKFHRLQREGSWSVKEAGITLGQRITPLGRVGVYVPGGRASYPSTVLMNVIPAQVAGVREIALTVPTPGGETSPALMAALRLLKMKEVYSVGGAQAVAALAYGTESIPPVDKIVGPGNVYVAAAKRMVFGTVDIDMIAGPSEILIIADASAEPRYAAADLLSQAEHDELASPVLLTDSGELARAVREEVRRQLRALARKDIARSSLRNYGAIIMVPDLMAAAALANRIAPEHLEVMTTRPRALLASLRNAGAVFLGPWTPEPVGDYAAGPNHTLPTGGTARWASPLGVYDFLKRTSVLEFTKPPWLRRCRRWPTSRASRPTETPSA